A region of Eschrichtius robustus isolate mEscRob2 chromosome 19, mEscRob2.pri, whole genome shotgun sequence DNA encodes the following proteins:
- the PLEKHA4 gene encoding pleckstrin homology domain-containing family A member 4 isoform X8, with amino-acid sequence MDFRFPLCPLQAFAICLSSFDGKLACDREESVLGSVLLPSYSIRPDGPGAPRGRRFTFTAEHPGMRTYVLAADTLEDLRGWLRALGRASRAEGDDCGQPRLSARPQTGEGPGGPGGPPEVSRGEEGRGSESPEVARLSRGRGRLLTPSPMADLQSGPRIRRTRSPDLFTPFSRSPSPLSLPRPRSAPARRPPLSSGDTAPSARPHTPLSRIDVRPPLDWGPQRQTLSRPPTPRRGPSSEAGGGRDPRSPQHWSQEARTPYSSQAPSGSSTYLQLPPRPPGTRASMVLLPGPPLDSTFHQSLETDALLTKLCGQDRLLRRLQEEIDQRQEEKEQLEAALELTRQQLGQTTREAAAPGRAWGRQRLLQDRLVSVRAALCHLTQERERVWDTYNSLEQELSTLRETLEYLLHLGSPQDRASAQQQLWMVEDTLAGLGGPQKPPHHTDPDSPSPALQGEESLERESLPESLELSLPRSPEADWGRPPGGDRELASPRSGLGSPRVSRASSPEGRRPPSPQPGTKVPLARPRMSAQEQLERMRKHQEYGRPLPRPASPRLLTLGRTLSPAGRQPEAEQKPVLGHSGAQKWLRSSGSWSSPRNTTPYLPTSEGHRERVLSLSQALATEASQWHRMMTGGNLESRGDPLPPAPPPPSEPPPQVSSPPRSPPAANSRSSGFSRRGSGRGAGPASWEPTWDSGIAPPALTQDEGAWPLRVTLLQSSF; translated from the exons ATGGACTTCCGCTTCCCACTTTGTCCGCTCCAAGCCTTCGCCATCTGCTTGTCCAGTTTCGATGGGAAGCTGGCATGTGA CCGCGAGGAGAGCGTCCTGGGAAGCGTCCTGCTCCCCAGCTACAGTATCAGGCCAGATGGGCCAGGAGCCCCCCGAGGGCGGCGCTTCACCTTCACC GCGGAGCACCCGGGCATGAGGACCTACGTTCTGGCGGCTGACACGCTCGAGGACCTGAGGGGCTGGCTACGGGCGCTGGGGCGGGCCTCCCGCGCGGAGGGGGACGATTG TGGGCAACCCAGGTTATCTGCACGTCCCCAGACCGGGGAGGGCCCTGGCGGCCCCGGTGGTCCCCCAGAGGTGAGCAGAGGGGAAGAGGGGCGCGGCTCAGAATCACCGGAGGTGGCTCGTCTCTCCAGAGGTCGTGGCCGGCTGCTCACTCCCAGCCCCATGGCTGACCTCCAATCTGGACCGCGAATTCGGAGGACAAGGAGCCCAGA CCTGTTCACACCCTTCTCTCgctctccctcccctctgagCCTCCCCCGGCCCCGTTCTGCTCCTGCGCGCAGACCCCCTCTCTCCTCTGGAGACACAGCACCTTCTGCCAGACCCCATACCCCCCTGAGTCGCATCGATGTCCGGCCTCCCCTGGATTGGGGCCCCCAGCGCCAGACACTCTCCAGGCCCCCCACTCCCCGACGAGGACCCTCCTCCGAGGCTGGGGGAGGAAGGGACCCTAGGAGTCCCCAGCACTGGAGTCAGGAGGCCAGAACACCG TATTCCTCCCAGGCCCCCTCTGGTTCCTCCACATATCTCCAGCTCCCTCCGAGGCCTCCTGGGACCCGGGCTTCCATGGTTTTATTG cCGGGTCCCCCTCTGGACTCAACCTTCCACCAAAGCTTGGAGACAGAT GCTCTGTTGACCAAGTTGTGTGGGCAGGACCGGCTCCTGAGGAGGCTGCAGGAGGAGATAGATcagaggcaggaggagaag GAGCAGCTAGAAGCAGCCCTGGAATTGACTCGACAGCAGCTGGGCCAAACAACCAGGGAGGCTGCAGCTCCTGGGAGGGCTTGGGGGCGCCAGCGCCTCCTGCAGGACCGACTAGTCAGTGTGAGGGCCGCTCTTTGTCACCTGACCCAG GAGCGAGAGCGGGTTTGGGACACGTACAACAGCCTGGAGCAGGAGCTGAGCACCTTGAGAGAGACCCTTGAGTACCTGCTGCACCTCGGGTCCCCCCAG gaCAGAGCATCTGCTCAACAGCAACTGTGGATGGTGGAAGACACACTGGCAGGTCTGGGGGGCCCCCAGAAACCACCCCACCACACTGACCCTGACTCCCCATCCCCTGCACTCCAAGGCGAGGAGTCCTTAGAGAGGGAG AGCCTGCCTGAGTCCTTGGAACTGAGCCTACCCCGGTCCCCTGAGGCTGACTGGGGGCGGCCCCCAGGGGGCGACAGAGAGCTGGCCAGCCCTCGCTCAG GTCTTGGATCGCCAAGGGTCTCCCGGGCTTCCAGCCCTGAGGGTCGCCGCCCCCCTTCCCCACAGCCAGGAACCAAG GTCCCCCTGGCCCGGCCCCGGATGAGTGCTCAGGAGCAACTGGAGAGAATGCGCAAACACCAGGAGTACGGACGGCCTCTCCCTCGCCCAGCCTCCCCCCGGCTCCTCACTCTGGGGAGGACACTGTCCCCAGCCGGACGCCAGCCTGAGGCAGAACAAAAA CCTGTCTTGGGACACTCAGGAGCCCAGAAATGGCTTAGAAGCTCGGGGTCCTGGAGCAG TCCAAGGAACACCACCCCTTATTTGCCGACATCCGAAGGGCACCGGGAGCGAGTTCTCAGCCTCTCTCAAGCCCTGGCCACTGAGGCGTCGCAGTGGCACAGAATGATGACAG GTGGAAATTTGGAGTCTCGAGGAGACCCTCTTCCCCCTGCCCCGCCGCCTCCGTCAGAGCCCCCGCCCCAGGTGTCCTCCCCCCCAAGATCTCCTCCAGCTGCCAATTCCCGCTCCTCGGGGTTCTCCCGCAGAGGTAGTG
- the PLEKHA4 gene encoding pleckstrin homology domain-containing family A member 4 isoform X1: protein MGSWHPLMEEGRPQSSLSLASSASTISSLGSLSTKKSTRAVSKVHAFGKRGNALRRDPNLPVHIRGWLHKQDSSGLRLWKRRWFVLSGHCLFYYKDSREESVLGSVLLPSYSIRPDGPGAPRGRRFTFTAEHPGMRTYVLAADTLEDLRGWLRALGRASRAEGDDCGQPRLSARPQTGEGPGGPGGPPEVSRGEEGRGSESPEVARLSRGRGRLLTPSPMADLQSGPRIRRTRSPDLFTPFSRSPSPLSLPRPRSAPARRPPLSSGDTAPSARPHTPLSRIDVRPPLDWGPQRQTLSRPPTPRRGPSSEAGGGRDPRSPQHWSQEARTPYSSQAPSGSSTYLQLPPRPPGTRASMVLLPGPPLDSTFHQSLETDALLTKLCGQDRLLRRLQEEIDQRQEEKEQLEAALELTRQQLGQTTREAAAPGRAWGRQRLLQDRLVSVRAALCHLTQERERVWDTYNSLEQELSTLRETLEYLLHLGSPQDRASAQQQLWMVEDTLAGLGGPQKPPHHTDPDSPSPALQGEESLERESLPESLELSLPRSPEADWGRPPGGDRELASPRSGLGSPRVSRASSPEGRRPPSPQPGTKVPLARPRMSAQEQLERMRKHQEYGRPLPRPASPRLLTLGRTLSPAGRQPEAEQKPVLGHSGAQKWLRSSGSWSSPRNTTPYLPTSEGHRERVLSLSQALATEASQWHRMMTGGNLESRGDPLPPAPPPPSEPPPQVSSPPRSPPAANSRSSGFSRRGSGRGAGPASWEPTWDSGIAPPALTQDEGAWPLRVTLLQSSF from the exons ATGGGAAGCTGGCAT CCCTTGATGGAGGAAGGCAGACCTCAGAGCAGCCTCAGCCTGGCCAGCAGCGCCTCTACCATCTCCTCGCTCGGCAGCCTGAGCACCAAG AAGTCCACCCGGGCGGTAAGCAAGGTGCATGCcttcgggaagaggggcaatgcGCTCAGAAGGGACCCTAACCTCCCCGTGCACATCCGAGGCTGGCTTCATAAGCAG GACAGCTCCGGGCTCCGGCTCTGGAAACGCCGCTGGTTCGTCCTCTCTGGCCATTGCCTCTTCTATTACAAGG ACAGCCGCGAGGAGAGCGTCCTGGGAAGCGTCCTGCTCCCCAGCTACAGTATCAGGCCAGATGGGCCAGGAGCCCCCCGAGGGCGGCGCTTCACCTTCACC GCGGAGCACCCGGGCATGAGGACCTACGTTCTGGCGGCTGACACGCTCGAGGACCTGAGGGGCTGGCTACGGGCGCTGGGGCGGGCCTCCCGCGCGGAGGGGGACGATTG TGGGCAACCCAGGTTATCTGCACGTCCCCAGACCGGGGAGGGCCCTGGCGGCCCCGGTGGTCCCCCAGAGGTGAGCAGAGGGGAAGAGGGGCGCGGCTCAGAATCACCGGAGGTGGCTCGTCTCTCCAGAGGTCGTGGCCGGCTGCTCACTCCCAGCCCCATGGCTGACCTCCAATCTGGACCGCGAATTCGGAGGACAAGGAGCCCAGA CCTGTTCACACCCTTCTCTCgctctccctcccctctgagCCTCCCCCGGCCCCGTTCTGCTCCTGCGCGCAGACCCCCTCTCTCCTCTGGAGACACAGCACCTTCTGCCAGACCCCATACCCCCCTGAGTCGCATCGATGTCCGGCCTCCCCTGGATTGGGGCCCCCAGCGCCAGACACTCTCCAGGCCCCCCACTCCCCGACGAGGACCCTCCTCCGAGGCTGGGGGAGGAAGGGACCCTAGGAGTCCCCAGCACTGGAGTCAGGAGGCCAGAACACCG TATTCCTCCCAGGCCCCCTCTGGTTCCTCCACATATCTCCAGCTCCCTCCGAGGCCTCCTGGGACCCGGGCTTCCATGGTTTTATTG cCGGGTCCCCCTCTGGACTCAACCTTCCACCAAAGCTTGGAGACAGAT GCTCTGTTGACCAAGTTGTGTGGGCAGGACCGGCTCCTGAGGAGGCTGCAGGAGGAGATAGATcagaggcaggaggagaag GAGCAGCTAGAAGCAGCCCTGGAATTGACTCGACAGCAGCTGGGCCAAACAACCAGGGAGGCTGCAGCTCCTGGGAGGGCTTGGGGGCGCCAGCGCCTCCTGCAGGACCGACTAGTCAGTGTGAGGGCCGCTCTTTGTCACCTGACCCAG GAGCGAGAGCGGGTTTGGGACACGTACAACAGCCTGGAGCAGGAGCTGAGCACCTTGAGAGAGACCCTTGAGTACCTGCTGCACCTCGGGTCCCCCCAG gaCAGAGCATCTGCTCAACAGCAACTGTGGATGGTGGAAGACACACTGGCAGGTCTGGGGGGCCCCCAGAAACCACCCCACCACACTGACCCTGACTCCCCATCCCCTGCACTCCAAGGCGAGGAGTCCTTAGAGAGGGAG AGCCTGCCTGAGTCCTTGGAACTGAGCCTACCCCGGTCCCCTGAGGCTGACTGGGGGCGGCCCCCAGGGGGCGACAGAGAGCTGGCCAGCCCTCGCTCAG GTCTTGGATCGCCAAGGGTCTCCCGGGCTTCCAGCCCTGAGGGTCGCCGCCCCCCTTCCCCACAGCCAGGAACCAAG GTCCCCCTGGCCCGGCCCCGGATGAGTGCTCAGGAGCAACTGGAGAGAATGCGCAAACACCAGGAGTACGGACGGCCTCTCCCTCGCCCAGCCTCCCCCCGGCTCCTCACTCTGGGGAGGACACTGTCCCCAGCCGGACGCCAGCCTGAGGCAGAACAAAAA CCTGTCTTGGGACACTCAGGAGCCCAGAAATGGCTTAGAAGCTCGGGGTCCTGGAGCAG TCCAAGGAACACCACCCCTTATTTGCCGACATCCGAAGGGCACCGGGAGCGAGTTCTCAGCCTCTCTCAAGCCCTGGCCACTGAGGCGTCGCAGTGGCACAGAATGATGACAG GTGGAAATTTGGAGTCTCGAGGAGACCCTCTTCCCCCTGCCCCGCCGCCTCCGTCAGAGCCCCCGCCCCAGGTGTCCTCCCCCCCAAGATCTCCTCCAGCTGCCAATTCCCGCTCCTCGGGGTTCTCCCGCAGAGGTAGTG
- the PLEKHA4 gene encoding pleckstrin homology domain-containing family A member 4 isoform X4, whose protein sequence is MGSWHKSTRAVSKVHAFGKRGNALRRDPNLPVHIRGWLHKQDSSGLRLWKRRWFVLSGHCLFYYKDSREESVLGSVLLPSYSIRPDGPGAPRGRRFTFTAEHPGMRTYVLAADTLEDLRGWLRALGRASRAEGDDCGQPRLSARPQTGEGPGGPGGPPEVSRGEEGRGSESPEVARLSRGRGRLLTPSPMADLQSGPRIRRTRSPDLFTPFSRSPSPLSLPRPRSAPARRPPLSSGDTAPSARPHTPLSRIDVRPPLDWGPQRQTLSRPPTPRRGPSSEAGGGRDPRSPQHWSQEARTPYSSQAPSGSSTYLQLPPRPPGTRASMVLLPGPPLDSTFHQSLETDALLTKLCGQDRLLRRLQEEIDQRQEEKEQLEAALELTRQQLGQTTREAAAPGRAWGRQRLLQDRLVSVRAALCHLTQERERVWDTYNSLEQELSTLRETLEYLLHLGSPQDRASAQQQLWMVEDTLAGLGGPQKPPHHTDPDSPSPALQGEESLERESLPESLELSLPRSPEADWGRPPGGDRELASPRSGLGSPRVSRASSPEGRRPPSPQPGTKVPLARPRMSAQEQLERMRKHQEYGRPLPRPASPRLLTLGRTLSPAGRQPEAEQKPVLGHSGAQKWLRSSGSWSSPRNTTPYLPTSEGHRERVLSLSQALATEASQWHRMMTGGNLESRGDPLPPAPPPPSEPPPQVSSPPRSPPAANSRSSGFSRRGSGRGAGPASWEPTWDSGIAPPALTQDEGAWPLRVTLLQSSF, encoded by the exons ATGGGAAGCTGGCAT AAGTCCACCCGGGCGGTAAGCAAGGTGCATGCcttcgggaagaggggcaatgcGCTCAGAAGGGACCCTAACCTCCCCGTGCACATCCGAGGCTGGCTTCATAAGCAG GACAGCTCCGGGCTCCGGCTCTGGAAACGCCGCTGGTTCGTCCTCTCTGGCCATTGCCTCTTCTATTACAAGG ACAGCCGCGAGGAGAGCGTCCTGGGAAGCGTCCTGCTCCCCAGCTACAGTATCAGGCCAGATGGGCCAGGAGCCCCCCGAGGGCGGCGCTTCACCTTCACC GCGGAGCACCCGGGCATGAGGACCTACGTTCTGGCGGCTGACACGCTCGAGGACCTGAGGGGCTGGCTACGGGCGCTGGGGCGGGCCTCCCGCGCGGAGGGGGACGATTG TGGGCAACCCAGGTTATCTGCACGTCCCCAGACCGGGGAGGGCCCTGGCGGCCCCGGTGGTCCCCCAGAGGTGAGCAGAGGGGAAGAGGGGCGCGGCTCAGAATCACCGGAGGTGGCTCGTCTCTCCAGAGGTCGTGGCCGGCTGCTCACTCCCAGCCCCATGGCTGACCTCCAATCTGGACCGCGAATTCGGAGGACAAGGAGCCCAGA CCTGTTCACACCCTTCTCTCgctctccctcccctctgagCCTCCCCCGGCCCCGTTCTGCTCCTGCGCGCAGACCCCCTCTCTCCTCTGGAGACACAGCACCTTCTGCCAGACCCCATACCCCCCTGAGTCGCATCGATGTCCGGCCTCCCCTGGATTGGGGCCCCCAGCGCCAGACACTCTCCAGGCCCCCCACTCCCCGACGAGGACCCTCCTCCGAGGCTGGGGGAGGAAGGGACCCTAGGAGTCCCCAGCACTGGAGTCAGGAGGCCAGAACACCG TATTCCTCCCAGGCCCCCTCTGGTTCCTCCACATATCTCCAGCTCCCTCCGAGGCCTCCTGGGACCCGGGCTTCCATGGTTTTATTG cCGGGTCCCCCTCTGGACTCAACCTTCCACCAAAGCTTGGAGACAGAT GCTCTGTTGACCAAGTTGTGTGGGCAGGACCGGCTCCTGAGGAGGCTGCAGGAGGAGATAGATcagaggcaggaggagaag GAGCAGCTAGAAGCAGCCCTGGAATTGACTCGACAGCAGCTGGGCCAAACAACCAGGGAGGCTGCAGCTCCTGGGAGGGCTTGGGGGCGCCAGCGCCTCCTGCAGGACCGACTAGTCAGTGTGAGGGCCGCTCTTTGTCACCTGACCCAG GAGCGAGAGCGGGTTTGGGACACGTACAACAGCCTGGAGCAGGAGCTGAGCACCTTGAGAGAGACCCTTGAGTACCTGCTGCACCTCGGGTCCCCCCAG gaCAGAGCATCTGCTCAACAGCAACTGTGGATGGTGGAAGACACACTGGCAGGTCTGGGGGGCCCCCAGAAACCACCCCACCACACTGACCCTGACTCCCCATCCCCTGCACTCCAAGGCGAGGAGTCCTTAGAGAGGGAG AGCCTGCCTGAGTCCTTGGAACTGAGCCTACCCCGGTCCCCTGAGGCTGACTGGGGGCGGCCCCCAGGGGGCGACAGAGAGCTGGCCAGCCCTCGCTCAG GTCTTGGATCGCCAAGGGTCTCCCGGGCTTCCAGCCCTGAGGGTCGCCGCCCCCCTTCCCCACAGCCAGGAACCAAG GTCCCCCTGGCCCGGCCCCGGATGAGTGCTCAGGAGCAACTGGAGAGAATGCGCAAACACCAGGAGTACGGACGGCCTCTCCCTCGCCCAGCCTCCCCCCGGCTCCTCACTCTGGGGAGGACACTGTCCCCAGCCGGACGCCAGCCTGAGGCAGAACAAAAA CCTGTCTTGGGACACTCAGGAGCCCAGAAATGGCTTAGAAGCTCGGGGTCCTGGAGCAG TCCAAGGAACACCACCCCTTATTTGCCGACATCCGAAGGGCACCGGGAGCGAGTTCTCAGCCTCTCTCAAGCCCTGGCCACTGAGGCGTCGCAGTGGCACAGAATGATGACAG GTGGAAATTTGGAGTCTCGAGGAGACCCTCTTCCCCCTGCCCCGCCGCCTCCGTCAGAGCCCCCGCCCCAGGTGTCCTCCCCCCCAAGATCTCCTCCAGCTGCCAATTCCCGCTCCTCGGGGTTCTCCCGCAGAGGTAGTG
- the PLEKHA4 gene encoding pleckstrin homology domain-containing family A member 4 isoform X2, translated as MEEGRPQSSLSLASSASTISSLGSLSTKKSTRAVSKVHAFGKRGNALRRDPNLPVHIRGWLHKQDSSGLRLWKRRWFVLSGHCLFYYKDSREESVLGSVLLPSYSIRPDGPGAPRGRRFTFTAEHPGMRTYVLAADTLEDLRGWLRALGRASRAEGDDCGQPRLSARPQTGEGPGGPGGPPEVSRGEEGRGSESPEVARLSRGRGRLLTPSPMADLQSGPRIRRTRSPDLFTPFSRSPSPLSLPRPRSAPARRPPLSSGDTAPSARPHTPLSRIDVRPPLDWGPQRQTLSRPPTPRRGPSSEAGGGRDPRSPQHWSQEARTPYSSQAPSGSSTYLQLPPRPPGTRASMVLLPGPPLDSTFHQSLETDALLTKLCGQDRLLRRLQEEIDQRQEEKEQLEAALELTRQQLGQTTREAAAPGRAWGRQRLLQDRLVSVRAALCHLTQERERVWDTYNSLEQELSTLRETLEYLLHLGSPQDRASAQQQLWMVEDTLAGLGGPQKPPHHTDPDSPSPALQGEESLERESLPESLELSLPRSPEADWGRPPGGDRELASPRSGLGSPRVSRASSPEGRRPPSPQPGTKVPLARPRMSAQEQLERMRKHQEYGRPLPRPASPRLLTLGRTLSPAGRQPEAEQKPVLGHSGAQKWLRSSGSWSSPRNTTPYLPTSEGHRERVLSLSQALATEASQWHRMMTGGNLESRGDPLPPAPPPPSEPPPQVSSPPRSPPAANSRSSGFSRRGSGRGAGPASWEPTWDSGIAPPALTQDEGAWPLRVTLLQSSF; from the exons ATGGAGGAAGGCAGACCTCAGAGCAGCCTCAGCCTGGCCAGCAGCGCCTCTACCATCTCCTCGCTCGGCAGCCTGAGCACCAAG AAGTCCACCCGGGCGGTAAGCAAGGTGCATGCcttcgggaagaggggcaatgcGCTCAGAAGGGACCCTAACCTCCCCGTGCACATCCGAGGCTGGCTTCATAAGCAG GACAGCTCCGGGCTCCGGCTCTGGAAACGCCGCTGGTTCGTCCTCTCTGGCCATTGCCTCTTCTATTACAAGG ACAGCCGCGAGGAGAGCGTCCTGGGAAGCGTCCTGCTCCCCAGCTACAGTATCAGGCCAGATGGGCCAGGAGCCCCCCGAGGGCGGCGCTTCACCTTCACC GCGGAGCACCCGGGCATGAGGACCTACGTTCTGGCGGCTGACACGCTCGAGGACCTGAGGGGCTGGCTACGGGCGCTGGGGCGGGCCTCCCGCGCGGAGGGGGACGATTG TGGGCAACCCAGGTTATCTGCACGTCCCCAGACCGGGGAGGGCCCTGGCGGCCCCGGTGGTCCCCCAGAGGTGAGCAGAGGGGAAGAGGGGCGCGGCTCAGAATCACCGGAGGTGGCTCGTCTCTCCAGAGGTCGTGGCCGGCTGCTCACTCCCAGCCCCATGGCTGACCTCCAATCTGGACCGCGAATTCGGAGGACAAGGAGCCCAGA CCTGTTCACACCCTTCTCTCgctctccctcccctctgagCCTCCCCCGGCCCCGTTCTGCTCCTGCGCGCAGACCCCCTCTCTCCTCTGGAGACACAGCACCTTCTGCCAGACCCCATACCCCCCTGAGTCGCATCGATGTCCGGCCTCCCCTGGATTGGGGCCCCCAGCGCCAGACACTCTCCAGGCCCCCCACTCCCCGACGAGGACCCTCCTCCGAGGCTGGGGGAGGAAGGGACCCTAGGAGTCCCCAGCACTGGAGTCAGGAGGCCAGAACACCG TATTCCTCCCAGGCCCCCTCTGGTTCCTCCACATATCTCCAGCTCCCTCCGAGGCCTCCTGGGACCCGGGCTTCCATGGTTTTATTG cCGGGTCCCCCTCTGGACTCAACCTTCCACCAAAGCTTGGAGACAGAT GCTCTGTTGACCAAGTTGTGTGGGCAGGACCGGCTCCTGAGGAGGCTGCAGGAGGAGATAGATcagaggcaggaggagaag GAGCAGCTAGAAGCAGCCCTGGAATTGACTCGACAGCAGCTGGGCCAAACAACCAGGGAGGCTGCAGCTCCTGGGAGGGCTTGGGGGCGCCAGCGCCTCCTGCAGGACCGACTAGTCAGTGTGAGGGCCGCTCTTTGTCACCTGACCCAG GAGCGAGAGCGGGTTTGGGACACGTACAACAGCCTGGAGCAGGAGCTGAGCACCTTGAGAGAGACCCTTGAGTACCTGCTGCACCTCGGGTCCCCCCAG gaCAGAGCATCTGCTCAACAGCAACTGTGGATGGTGGAAGACACACTGGCAGGTCTGGGGGGCCCCCAGAAACCACCCCACCACACTGACCCTGACTCCCCATCCCCTGCACTCCAAGGCGAGGAGTCCTTAGAGAGGGAG AGCCTGCCTGAGTCCTTGGAACTGAGCCTACCCCGGTCCCCTGAGGCTGACTGGGGGCGGCCCCCAGGGGGCGACAGAGAGCTGGCCAGCCCTCGCTCAG GTCTTGGATCGCCAAGGGTCTCCCGGGCTTCCAGCCCTGAGGGTCGCCGCCCCCCTTCCCCACAGCCAGGAACCAAG GTCCCCCTGGCCCGGCCCCGGATGAGTGCTCAGGAGCAACTGGAGAGAATGCGCAAACACCAGGAGTACGGACGGCCTCTCCCTCGCCCAGCCTCCCCCCGGCTCCTCACTCTGGGGAGGACACTGTCCCCAGCCGGACGCCAGCCTGAGGCAGAACAAAAA CCTGTCTTGGGACACTCAGGAGCCCAGAAATGGCTTAGAAGCTCGGGGTCCTGGAGCAG TCCAAGGAACACCACCCCTTATTTGCCGACATCCGAAGGGCACCGGGAGCGAGTTCTCAGCCTCTCTCAAGCCCTGGCCACTGAGGCGTCGCAGTGGCACAGAATGATGACAG GTGGAAATTTGGAGTCTCGAGGAGACCCTCTTCCCCCTGCCCCGCCGCCTCCGTCAGAGCCCCCGCCCCAGGTGTCCTCCCCCCCAAGATCTCCTCCAGCTGCCAATTCCCGCTCCTCGGGGTTCTCCCGCAGAGGTAGTG